Proteins encoded by one window of Halorubrum ruber:
- a CDS encoding site-2 protease family protein → MNTLFWVLTGILAYSAVAMYLRNKGVLPDAFRVSGPVLTLRTLRGRAFLGRLAAPKRFWRAVANLGLGGALVAMVASFALILSSAMSAFTNAQPSAIQQPQNFLIIPGVNDFLPLSVAPEIVAGLAGAMVVHEGAHGLLCRVEDIDIDSMGLVFFALLPVGAFVEPDEEATQEASRGARARMFAAGVTANTVLTIVVFALLFGPVVGAISPAAGYAVGEVNPGSPAAAADLSQGDRVVEVAGTPIETSGEFESAIADAGDSVALTVDDGETRETVTVDRELQVVGSAGGNPLGVTIEEVPVTIAAVNGEPVATESDFFDAVGGDERATLTVTGNATVLDQVRDAPGAENASGVEAADGDAAVTVPDVPVGAYVVGVQEDGPIHDAGAALGEPLTIVSVDSERVADNEALSAVLGEREAGETVPVTVYDADGERTTYDVELDAHPNRDGGFIGVSVFPGTSGLALDDVGVTEYPAGAYLELLGGDGGQEAADGLPLGGVTESPLGLVFVALILPLGSLFGLPFNFAGFTGDLTNFFVVEGPLAALGGGTFLLANLLFWSGWINIQLALFNCLPAFPLDGGRILRMVAEAVISRVPISDRHAAVRTITVSSGLVMLAGLVAMIFGNQILTALGVI, encoded by the coding sequence ATGAACACGCTGTTCTGGGTGCTCACCGGGATCCTCGCGTACTCCGCGGTCGCGATGTACCTGCGGAACAAGGGGGTCCTCCCGGACGCGTTCAGGGTCTCCGGCCCGGTGTTGACCCTCCGGACGCTCCGCGGGCGCGCCTTCCTCGGTCGACTCGCGGCCCCGAAGCGGTTCTGGCGTGCGGTCGCCAACCTCGGACTCGGCGGGGCTTTGGTGGCGATGGTGGCGTCGTTCGCGCTCATCCTCTCATCGGCGATGTCCGCGTTCACGAACGCGCAGCCCTCCGCGATCCAGCAGCCGCAGAACTTCCTCATCATCCCCGGCGTCAACGACTTCCTCCCGCTGTCGGTCGCGCCCGAGATCGTCGCCGGCCTCGCCGGCGCGATGGTGGTCCACGAGGGCGCGCACGGCCTGCTCTGCCGGGTCGAGGACATCGACATCGACTCGATGGGGCTCGTCTTCTTCGCGCTGCTCCCGGTCGGCGCGTTCGTCGAACCCGACGAGGAGGCGACCCAAGAGGCGTCTCGCGGCGCCCGCGCCCGGATGTTCGCGGCCGGCGTTACCGCGAACACGGTGCTGACGATCGTCGTCTTCGCGCTCCTCTTCGGCCCGGTCGTCGGCGCCATCTCGCCGGCGGCCGGCTACGCGGTCGGCGAGGTGAACCCCGGCTCCCCGGCGGCCGCGGCCGACCTCTCGCAGGGCGACCGCGTCGTCGAGGTGGCGGGGACGCCGATCGAGACGAGCGGCGAGTTCGAGTCCGCGATCGCCGACGCCGGCGACTCCGTCGCGCTCACGGTCGACGACGGCGAGACGCGGGAGACGGTGACGGTCGACCGCGAGCTACAGGTGGTCGGCTCCGCCGGCGGCAACCCCCTCGGGGTGACCATCGAGGAGGTGCCCGTGACGATCGCGGCCGTGAACGGCGAGCCGGTCGCGACCGAGTCGGACTTCTTCGACGCGGTCGGCGGCGACGAGCGCGCAACGCTGACCGTGACGGGGAACGCGACCGTCCTCGACCAAGTCCGCGACGCGCCGGGCGCCGAGAACGCGTCCGGCGTCGAGGCGGCCGACGGCGACGCGGCGGTCACCGTCCCCGACGTGCCGGTCGGCGCGTACGTCGTCGGCGTTCAGGAGGACGGCCCGATCCACGACGCGGGCGCCGCGCTCGGCGAGCCGCTGACGATCGTCTCGGTCGACAGCGAGCGCGTCGCCGACAACGAGGCGCTCTCGGCCGTCCTCGGCGAGCGCGAGGCCGGCGAGACCGTTCCCGTCACCGTCTACGACGCCGACGGCGAGCGCACCACGTACGACGTGGAGCTCGACGCGCACCCGAATCGCGACGGCGGGTTCATCGGCGTCAGCGTCTTCCCCGGCACGAGCGGGCTCGCGCTCGACGACGTGGGCGTCACCGAGTACCCCGCCGGCGCGTACCTCGAACTGCTCGGCGGCGACGGCGGTCAGGAGGCCGCGGACGGGCTCCCGCTCGGCGGGGTCACGGAGTCGCCGCTCGGCCTCGTCTTCGTCGCGCTCATCCTCCCGCTCGGCAGCCTCTTCGGACTCCCGTTCAACTTCGCGGGGTTCACCGGCGACCTGACCAACTTCTTCGTCGTCGAGGGGCCGCTGGCGGCGCTCGGGGGCGGCACCTTCCTGCTTGCGAACCTCCTCTTCTGGTCGGGGTGGATCAACATCCAGCTGGCGCTGTTCAACTGCCTGCCGGCGTTCCCGCTGGACGGCGGCCGCATCCTCCGGATGGTCGCCGAGGCGGTGATCAGCCGGGTCCCGATCAGCGACCGGCACGCCGCGGTGCGGACGATAACGGTCTCGTCCGGGCTCGTCATGCTGGCCGGGCTGGTCGCGATGATCTTTGGCAACCAGATCCTCACCGCGCTCGGGGTTATCTGA
- a CDS encoding DoxX family protein: MTDADRTQSRPVADAPDESHSQGSGESERSLAPLMGATYVVAGIAHFLAPKRFAEAVPPSFPRPVGLVYLSGIAEILLGIGVAIPRTRRPSAWGIVALLVAVFPANVHLARSDTLNDLVSDRLVGPARLAAWIRLPFQGVLIGWALRYARADEAATPRSEG; this comes from the coding sequence GTGACCGACGCAGACCGAACGCAGTCCAGGCCGGTGGCCGACGCGCCGGACGAGTCGCACAGCCAGGGAAGCGGCGAGTCCGAGCGCTCGCTCGCGCCGCTGATGGGCGCGACGTACGTCGTCGCCGGTATCGCGCACTTCCTCGCTCCGAAGCGGTTCGCCGAGGCGGTTCCGCCCTCGTTCCCGCGGCCGGTGGGGCTCGTCTACCTCTCCGGAATCGCCGAGATCCTCCTCGGGATCGGCGTCGCGATCCCGCGGACGCGACGCCCGTCGGCGTGGGGGATCGTCGCCCTCCTCGTGGCCGTGTTCCCGGCGAACGTCCACCTCGCCCGGAGCGACACCCTGAACGACCTCGTCTCCGACCGGCTCGTCGGCCCGGCGCGGCTCGCGGCGTGGATCCGGCTGCCGTTCCAGGGCGTCCTGATCGGCTGGGCGCTGCGGTACGCGCGCGCCGACGAGGCGGCGACGCCGCGGTCGGAAGGGTGA